ACCAGGCGATTGATAGTTTTGAAGTGCACAACAATCCAGTGGTTTATATTCGCAGTGAGATCAATAATCCTTTTATAAATCTGATTAATCGTTCATATGCAAAAGGAAGCCCTGGAGTTCAATATGATAAACGTTTGAAAATTGTTTCAAATATTGAAGTAGTCAAGACAGGCAAGGACTCCTTCAGAAAAACCAATTTGGATGAAATCCTTACCAAGAACAAAGTAAATGAATTATACATTGTTGGATTGGATGCTGCAGAATGCGTTAACGCTACGGTAGAGGCATCCCTGAATAGAAAGTATAAAGTAAATATCATTAAAGAAGCTGTTCTATCCAAATCCAGGATTAAGACCGATAGCATGATGGTTTGTTTTCAGGACAAAGGAGTTAGAATTATAAATTTGGACAGTTTAAATTTGATAAAATGATTTAAGTCGCTGTTAACGCTCAGCAATGCACCCGAATTCCAAAATAATAGTAATTTAGCGGCAAAAATATGATAACAGAAAGCAAAATATCGGAAATAGTTAGGAAGATTGCTTCCGGATACGATCCTGAAAAAATCATTTTGTTTGGCTCGTATGCCAGCGGAACAGCTTCGGATGATAGCGATATTGACATTTTTGTTGTGAAGGACACCGAATTACCTCGCCCCCAGAGGACAATTCAATTGAGAAGAATGCTTCTTGGCGCCCAAATTCCAATGGACTTAATCGTTTACACACCCAACGAAGTAGAGAATGAGAAGGATGAGAAGTACAGTTTTGTTTATGAAGTTCTAAACTCAGGAAAAACAGTCTATGAACGGAAAAACAATTGAAACAGCCATACAATGGTTTTACACGACCTGAAACCATTCAGGTGCTGAATAAAATACGTTATTCTATCACCTCACCATCACCTTCTCGTTCGCTGAAAACTCCCGCCCCTGCATTTTGAGATAATACAATCCGGCGGGAAGGTTATCAATATTCATTTCAATTGAAGTTGATCCTGCCGGAAGCGTTCCTGAAAATACGTTTTGCAAAACCCTCCCTGCCAGATCGTAAAGAACGATTTCAACCGGCTGTGATGATTGCAAGCTGATGTGGATTGTTGCAAAGTCGGGCGCTGGATTTGGCCGGATGGTCATTTTACTTGCTGAATTTTCTTCAGTGATGCCCGGCA
The DNA window shown above is from Bacteroidales bacterium and carries:
- a CDS encoding isochorismatase family protein, with translation MKKGTVKKIIFGIIGTMILFILLVVVNFVFLVKNASIVSKGQPIQNYGTKNCALLVVDIQEVITGDLSIYPSLQENSEFLIQKINQAIDSFEVHNNPVVYIRSEINNPFINLINRSYAKGSPGVQYDKRLKIVSNIEVVKTGKDSFRKTNLDEILTKNKVNELYIVGLDAAECVNATVEASLNRKYKVNIIKEAVLSKSRIKTDSMMVCFQDKGVRIINLDSLNLIK
- a CDS encoding nucleotidyltransferase domain-containing protein; the protein is MITESKISEIVRKIASGYDPEKIILFGSYASGTASDDSDIDIFVVKDTELPRPQRTIQLRRMLLGAQIPMDLIVYTPNEVENEKDEKYSFVYEVLNSGKTVYERKNN